In Channa argus isolate prfri chromosome 23, Channa argus male v1.0, whole genome shotgun sequence, the following are encoded in one genomic region:
- the LOC137108517 gene encoding small integral membrane protein 11-like, which yields MINWKALDNVPVLLYILALKTLLLCLGFAGVKIYQSKKVEEAQKKEQAEKRRLAQQQEELINNLKED from the exons ATGATCAACTGGAAG GCTTTGGATAATGTCCCTGTCCTCCTGTACATCCTGGCCCTGAAGACACTGCTCCTGTGTTTGGGTTTCGCTGGAGTGAAGATCTACCAGAGTAAAAAAGTAGAGGAGGCCCAGAAGAAGGAGCAAGCTGAGAAGAGGAGGCTGGCTCAGCAGCAAGAGGAACTCATTAATAACTTGAAGGAAGActga
- the gpr180 gene encoding integral membrane protein GPR180 isoform X1, which produces MSCILVTLIALILLSSEALGKTVTGLLKSEGARQQKGQFITKFMYQGDNGLLVCRLDNSAMAVEKESRLLLYQDMDSDLDNLSCSERLARAQFTISLSQEEHNLTIPHQSSPTAWQALYADRYTCQEIAVIPSHADIGFTVLLLNPDSAGNPLDHFSAEESGLHSFYFVLLLAYFIACCIYIQPLYQAMRKGGPMHMVLKVLTTALALQGCSALCNYIHLSRYSRDGIGIPLMGSLAEFWDMVSQVSMLYMLLSLCMGWTLSRGRKPQSRPLQWEQSPASTAVAIGGVITQGVLLLWEQYSESESEHHSYHTQKSLAGLLLMALRVGLALLLASVLYQIVSTERSTLKRDFYLSFAKGCFLWFLCHPVLVLMSVTFNEHQKEKVVTIGVILCQSISMVILYQLFLSRSLYWEVSSLSSVSLPLTMSRTNHRGRY; this is translated from the exons ATGTCATGCATTTTGGTCACTCTTATAGCTTTAATACTGTTGAGTTCGGAGGCTTTGGGGAAAACTGTAACGGGACTTCTTAAGAGCGAAGGGGCCAGACAGCAAAAGGGCCAGTTCATCACTAAATTCATGTACCAAG GTGATAATGGTCTGTTGGTGTGTCGTCTGGACAACTCCGCTATGGCAGTCGAGAAGGAGTCCAGACTGCTTCTGTATCAGGATATGGATTCAGACCTGGACAACCTCAGCTGCTCTGAGAGGCTTGCTAGAGCTCAGTTTACTA TTTCTCTCAGCCAGGAAGAGCACAACTTGACGATCCCTCATCAGTCCTCACCAACAGCCTGGCAGGCTCTGTATGCTGACAGATATACATGTCAG gAAATCGCAGTCATTCCTTCTCACGCTGACATCGGTTTTACTGTTTTGCTGCTTAACCCCGACTCAGCTGGAAATCCTCTTGATCACTTCAGTGCAGAGGAGTCAG GTCTGCACAGTTTCTATTTCGTTCTGCTGCTGGCCTACTTTATAGCCTGCTGTATATACATCCAGCCCTTGTACCAGGCTATGAGGAAAGGAGGTCCAATGCACATGGTCCTTAAAGTCCTGACAACAGCGCTGGCATTGCAGGGCTGCTCTGCTCTCTGCAACTACATCCACCTGTCTAG ATATTCTCGAGATGGTATTGGTATTCCCCTCATGGGCAGCCTGGCAGAGT TCTGGGATATGGTGTCTCAGGTCTCCATGCTATACATGCTACTGAGCCTGTGCATGGGGTGGACACTGAGTCGTGGAAGGAAGCCTCAGTCTAGACCTCTGCAGTGGGAACAGTCTCCGGCCTCCACCGCTGTCGCTATTGGTGGAGTTATTACACAG GGAGTTTTGCTGCTGTGGGAGCAGTATTCAGAGTCAGAGAGTGAACATCACAGCTACCACACCCAGAAGAGCCTGGCAGGCCTCTTGCTCATGGCTCTGCGAGTGGGCTTGGCCCTCCTGCTGGCCTCTGTCCTCTACCAGATTGTCTCCACTGAGAGGAGCACCCTTAAGAGAGACTTCTACCTTAGTTTCGCAAAG GGGTGCTTCCTGTGGTTCCTCTGTCACCCTGTCCTGGTCCTCATGTCTGTTACCTTCAACGAGCACCAGAAAGAGAAG GTGGTGACAATCGGCGTTATCCTCTGTCAGTCCATCTCCATGGTGATCCTCTACCAGCTCTTCCTGTCACGTTCCCTCTACTGGGAGgtgtcctctctctcctctgtgtctctgccGCTCACCATGTCTAGGACAAACCACCGGGGCCGCTACTGA
- the gpr180 gene encoding integral membrane protein GPR180 isoform X2, whose product MMFFKGDNGLLVCRLDNSAMAVEKESRLLLYQDMDSDLDNLSCSERLARAQFTISLSQEEHNLTIPHQSSPTAWQALYADRYTCQEIAVIPSHADIGFTVLLLNPDSAGNPLDHFSAEESGLHSFYFVLLLAYFIACCIYIQPLYQAMRKGGPMHMVLKVLTTALALQGCSALCNYIHLSRYSRDGIGIPLMGSLAEFWDMVSQVSMLYMLLSLCMGWTLSRGRKPQSRPLQWEQSPASTAVAIGGVITQGVLLLWEQYSESESEHHSYHTQKSLAGLLLMALRVGLALLLASVLYQIVSTERSTLKRDFYLSFAKGCFLWFLCHPVLVLMSVTFNEHQKEKVVTIGVILCQSISMVILYQLFLSRSLYWEVSSLSSVSLPLTMSRTNHRGRY is encoded by the exons ATGATGTTTTTCAAAG GTGATAATGGTCTGTTGGTGTGTCGTCTGGACAACTCCGCTATGGCAGTCGAGAAGGAGTCCAGACTGCTTCTGTATCAGGATATGGATTCAGACCTGGACAACCTCAGCTGCTCTGAGAGGCTTGCTAGAGCTCAGTTTACTA TTTCTCTCAGCCAGGAAGAGCACAACTTGACGATCCCTCATCAGTCCTCACCAACAGCCTGGCAGGCTCTGTATGCTGACAGATATACATGTCAG gAAATCGCAGTCATTCCTTCTCACGCTGACATCGGTTTTACTGTTTTGCTGCTTAACCCCGACTCAGCTGGAAATCCTCTTGATCACTTCAGTGCAGAGGAGTCAG GTCTGCACAGTTTCTATTTCGTTCTGCTGCTGGCCTACTTTATAGCCTGCTGTATATACATCCAGCCCTTGTACCAGGCTATGAGGAAAGGAGGTCCAATGCACATGGTCCTTAAAGTCCTGACAACAGCGCTGGCATTGCAGGGCTGCTCTGCTCTCTGCAACTACATCCACCTGTCTAG ATATTCTCGAGATGGTATTGGTATTCCCCTCATGGGCAGCCTGGCAGAGT TCTGGGATATGGTGTCTCAGGTCTCCATGCTATACATGCTACTGAGCCTGTGCATGGGGTGGACACTGAGTCGTGGAAGGAAGCCTCAGTCTAGACCTCTGCAGTGGGAACAGTCTCCGGCCTCCACCGCTGTCGCTATTGGTGGAGTTATTACACAG GGAGTTTTGCTGCTGTGGGAGCAGTATTCAGAGTCAGAGAGTGAACATCACAGCTACCACACCCAGAAGAGCCTGGCAGGCCTCTTGCTCATGGCTCTGCGAGTGGGCTTGGCCCTCCTGCTGGCCTCTGTCCTCTACCAGATTGTCTCCACTGAGAGGAGCACCCTTAAGAGAGACTTCTACCTTAGTTTCGCAAAG GGGTGCTTCCTGTGGTTCCTCTGTCACCCTGTCCTGGTCCTCATGTCTGTTACCTTCAACGAGCACCAGAAAGAGAAG GTGGTGACAATCGGCGTTATCCTCTGTCAGTCCATCTCCATGGTGATCCTCTACCAGCTCTTCCTGTCACGTTCCCTCTACTGGGAGgtgtcctctctctcctctgtgtctctgccGCTCACCATGTCTAGGACAAACCACCGGGGCCGCTACTGA